Part of the Aquicella lusitana genome is shown below.
GCCAGTGCAGCAAGTGCAACTTTCACAGGTATCGGGGGATAGGGTGGAATTATCTGTTTTAATCACAGGATCCCTTTCCGCTTTTCAACAAAATGCTTCTATAGGCCAGCGTCTCATTCTTAAAGAACAGGACGAAACCGATAGCAAGTTAATTTACGAGTGGCTGCACTAAGATTTTCGTAGGGTTTCGCATGATACACAAATCATCCGCGCAATTAACGCTGGGTCTCAGCTTAAAAGATGAAGCCACATTTGATAATTTTTATGCGGGTAAAAACGCAGAAATGATTTCAGCGCTAAAAAAAACATCTGTGGGTGAAGGGGAGCGTGTTGTTTATTTATGCGGGAGTCGTGGCCAGGGATTGAGCCACCTTTTGCAGGCTTGTTGCCACTATGCCCACCAGCAACAGCGTAGTTCAGTTTATCTTCCCTTGGCACAGTTATTACCGCTTTCACCTGAAGTATTAAGCGGCCTTGAAATGCTCTCTCTTATTTGCCTGGACGATGTTCACGTCGTGGCGGGATTGCCTGAATGGGAAGAGGCTATTTTTCATCTTTATAATCGAATTTATGACGCGGGCGGCAGTGTGGTGATTACGGGGAATGAATTACCCAAATCCATTCCAATGCGTTTGCCGGATCTGGTTTCACGCTTATCATGGGGAGTAGTTTATCAGCTTTATCCATTGTCGGATGAAGAAAAACGTATTGTGTTAACGATGAGTGCCATGAGACGCGGTATTAGTTTGCCGGAAGAAGTAGGCAAATATATTTTAACCCATTGTCCGCGGCACATGGGCACCTTGGTGGCGGCGCTGGATGCTTTGGATAAAGCGTCATTGGCAGCGCAGCGTCGGCTGACCATTCCATTTGTGAAAGAAGTACTGGAAATTTAGTAGAGTATTAAGAAATGGCTGTGATCCTGAGTGCGCGCTTTGCGTTCGGGATCACAAGTTCGTGAGTACCTGTTTGACCGTTTAAGGAGTAAGCATGTCACAGATTAGAGAAATCAAGGCGCGTGAAATTCTTGATTCGCGCGGCAATCCCACGGTGGAAGCGGAAGTTATGTTGACGAGCGGTGAGATCGGCCGCGCAGCTGTTCCGTCCGGTGCGTCGACGGGATCGCGTGAAGCAATTGAGCGGCGCGACCAGGATGCAAAACGCTATCTGGGAAAAGGCGTACGTCAGGCGGTTTCATTTATACAGCAGGATTTGAATAAGGCGCTGAAGGGCTTTGATGTCACCCGCCAACAAGAATTGGATGATGCCATGATCGCACTGGATGGAACGGCTAATAAGGCAAAATTGGGCGCAAACGCATTGCTGGCTGTTTCACTGGCGGCGGCAAAGGCAGCAGCAAAAAGCCGGCGGGAACCCCTTTATCAATATTTGGGTGGTCATGCCCATTATGTATTGCCCGTGCCGATGATGAACATTATCAATGGTGGTGCGCATGCGGATAATAACATTGATTTCCAGGAATTTATGATTTTGCCGGCGGGTTTTGCTACTTTCTCTGATGCGCTGCGCGCAGGCACGGAAGTTTTTCATCATTTAAAACAGTTGCTGAAAACAAAAAACTTCAACACCAATGTGGGTGATGAAGGTGGGTTTGCGCCTGATTTGCCGAGCCAGGAAGCGGCGCTGGAATTCATTCTCGAGGCGATTACGCGCGCCGGTTATCAACCTGAAAAAGAAATTTATCTGGGACTGGATGTAGCCAGCAACGAATTATACCGCGATGGACAATACCATTTGCAGGGGGAAAAGCGCACACTCTCAGCGGAGGGCTTTATCGATTATCTCGCTCGTTTAGTAGATCAGTATCCCATTATCAGTATTGAAGACGGCATGGCTGAAGATGACTGGAAGGGCTGGCAAGCATTAACGAAGCAGTTAGGTCAGCGCGTTCAACTGGTCGGGGACGATCTTTTTGTGACAAACACGAGCCTCTTGCAGAAAGGCATTGAGCAGCATGTCGCGAACGCCATTCTGATTAAGCCTAACCAGATTGGTACGCTCACTGAAACGCTTGCTGCCATCGAGCTGGCCAAAAACGCGCAATATAACACGGTGATTTCGCATCGTTCCGGCGAAACAGAAGACACAACCATTGCGGATCTTGCGGTGGCGACCAATGCGGGACAGATCAAGACGGGTTCATTATGTCGCACGGATCGCGTTGCCAAGTATAACCAGCTGCTGCGCATTGAAGAACAGCTCGGCAGCAAAGGCCAGTACGCCGCTCGCCGCGTTTTTGACAGATTAACCCAGGGATCCAGAAGCAGAGTGCCGGGCTGATGTCACGTTTACATTGGAACATATTATTTGCGACACTGACCATTCTATTGATTTTTCTTCAATACCGACTATGGTTCGAATCGGGTGGTATTCGCGACATGCTGCGTCTTAGGCAAACACTGGCTTCACAAACCATGGAGAATGAAAAATTAAAAAAGCGCAATGAGGAACTTTTATTTCAGATCCAGCGTCTTCAGAATAGCAAAGATGCAACGGAATCACGTGCGCGCAATGAATTGGGCATGATCAAGAAAGGCGAAAAATTTTATCAGATCATAAAATGACGATGCTAGGAAAACGTATGAAAATTTTAATTAGCAATGATGATGGTGTGCATGCGCCTGGCTTGGCTTATCTTGCCAATGCATTAGGTAAAATCGCAGATATTACAGTGGTTGCGCCTGACCGCAATCGAAGCGGTGTTAGCAATTCGTTGACACTGGAGCATCCTTTGCGTGTTGTCACCGCTGCAAATGGTTTTTATAGCGTGAATGGCACACCTACTGATTGTGTCCACCTTGCTGTGACAGGGCTGCTGAAAGAAATGCCGGATATGGTGGTATCCGGTATCAACGAAGGATCGAATCTGTCTGATGACGTACTTTACTCTGGCACCGTTGCGGCTGCTACCGAAGGGCGTTTTCTTGGATTGCCTTCCATCGCCATTTCGTTGGCGGGACCCCGCTGCGAACATTATGATACAGCGGCGAAAATTGCGAAAATTCTGGTTGAGCGTTTGCGCGAAACGCCGCTGACTTCAGATACCATCATGAATGTAAACGTGCCCGATATGCCGTTTTCTGAATTGCGGGGCATCCAGGTGACACGACTCGGTACACGTCATAAAGCGGAACCCACGATCAAGGCCGTAGATCCACGCGGCAGAAAAATTTATTGGGTAGGTGCGCCGGGACCTGAACAGGATGCTGGGCCAGGCACAGATTTCTATGCGGTGAATACCGGTTATGTATCGATCACTCCTCTGCATCTTGATCTGACACATTATAAGGTTCTGGATGAATTATCAGGTTGGGTTCAACCTTTAGCGATAGGATAAGAGAAAGGGATTTTGATAATGTCTGTATTTTGCCGATTACGGATCATGCTCGTGTTTTGTTTTTTACTGGCTGCCTGTGATAGCGGAAACCATTATGCTCCCGTTACCGAAATTAATACGATTGAATCTATTCCCAAAACGGGCCAGTACCATGTCAGGCATGAGGAGACCTTATATGAAATTGCCTGGCGTTATGGACTGGATTATCGTTACCTCGCGGCGCGCAATCGTATTAAGGTTCCGTATCGAGTTCATCCAGGCCAGATCATTTATTTGCGTGATGCCGAAGCAGCGGTTGTCACGCCTGTGAAAATTAAAACACCGATTGCAGAACCTGTCAGTATGACCGCAGCGATAGAGGACAGTGCTGGCGAACCGGAAGAAAAACCACAACCTGTGCTTGTTTCATTGCCAGCATCTAAGCAAGTCGTCCAAAAGAAGAAAGAGCCCGACTTTTCCGTTTCAGTTTGGCAGTGGCCTGCCCGAGGAAAAATCATCAGAAGTTTTTCTGGCTTAAATAAAGGGATAGGGATTGCTGGCCAGAAGGGTGATCCTGTTTATGCAACCGCGCCAGGAAAAGTAGTATATGCAGGTGATGGATTACGGGGTTACGGTAATTTGCTTATTATTAAACACAACAGTACTTATTTGTCAGCTTATGCACACAACCAGCGGCTGCTGGTAAAAGAAGGCGATTGGGTCAGTCAGGGGCAAAAAATTGCCGAAATGGGAAATACAGGCACGGATCGAGTCATGCTGCATTTTGAAATCCGCCGTGCAGGCAAACCAGTGAATCCCGCTTCATTATTGCGTTCTTAAGGGCTGTCCTTAGGTATAATAGGAAGAAAGGCAGCTAATTTGTTATAATGAGCTTCTTCTGCTGAGGTTAGTTATGCCAAGGAAGAAAAAAGACAAAGCGCATCCATCAAAAGAAATCCTTGATGATAAGGAAAAAGATATTGCGCTAGAAGAAAATGAGCCTACCGAAGAAGACCTTCATGAAGATATCAAAGTAGAAGATTCTGATCAAACTGAACCAGCGTCGGAAGAGCCAGAAGTACCAGCGGAAGCAAGCCGTCCTGTCTTCGCAAAATCCAGGGAACGTGAGCAGGCATTGGATGCAACACAGTTATACCTGAAGGAGATCGGTTTTTCGCCTTTGTTAACCGCAGAAGAAGAAGTCTACTACGGCCGGCGTGCGCTAAAGGGGGATCCGCAGGCACGCCGTAAAATGATAGAAAGCAATTTACGATTGGTCGTTAAAATAG
Proteins encoded:
- the surE gene encoding 5'/3'-nucleotidase SurE, with amino-acid sequence MKILISNDDGVHAPGLAYLANALGKIADITVVAPDRNRSGVSNSLTLEHPLRVVTAANGFYSVNGTPTDCVHLAVTGLLKEMPDMVVSGINEGSNLSDDVLYSGTVAAATEGRFLGLPSIAISLAGPRCEHYDTAAKIAKILVERLRETPLTSDTIMNVNVPDMPFSELRGIQVTRLGTRHKAEPTIKAVDPRGRKIYWVGAPGPEQDAGPGTDFYAVNTGYVSITPLHLDLTHYKVLDELSGWVQPLAIG
- the hda gene encoding DnaA regulatory inactivator Hda, with product MIHKSSAQLTLGLSLKDEATFDNFYAGKNAEMISALKKTSVGEGERVVYLCGSRGQGLSHLLQACCHYAHQQQRSSVYLPLAQLLPLSPEVLSGLEMLSLICLDDVHVVAGLPEWEEAIFHLYNRIYDAGGSVVITGNELPKSIPMRLPDLVSRLSWGVVYQLYPLSDEEKRIVLTMSAMRRGISLPEEVGKYILTHCPRHMGTLVAALDALDKASLAAQRRLTIPFVKEVLEI
- a CDS encoding peptidoglycan DD-metalloendopeptidase family protein, with protein sequence MSVFCRLRIMLVFCFLLAACDSGNHYAPVTEINTIESIPKTGQYHVRHEETLYEIAWRYGLDYRYLAARNRIKVPYRVHPGQIIYLRDAEAAVVTPVKIKTPIAEPVSMTAAIEDSAGEPEEKPQPVLVSLPASKQVVQKKKEPDFSVSVWQWPARGKIIRSFSGLNKGIGIAGQKGDPVYATAPGKVVYAGDGLRGYGNLLIIKHNSTYLSAYAHNQRLLVKEGDWVSQGQKIAEMGNTGTDRVMLHFEIRRAGKPVNPASLLRS
- a CDS encoding septum formation initiator family protein, whose translation is MSRLHWNILFATLTILLIFLQYRLWFESGGIRDMLRLRQTLASQTMENEKLKKRNEELLFQIQRLQNSKDATESRARNELGMIKKGEKFYQIIK
- the eno gene encoding phosphopyruvate hydratase: MSQIREIKAREILDSRGNPTVEAEVMLTSGEIGRAAVPSGASTGSREAIERRDQDAKRYLGKGVRQAVSFIQQDLNKALKGFDVTRQQELDDAMIALDGTANKAKLGANALLAVSLAAAKAAAKSRREPLYQYLGGHAHYVLPVPMMNIINGGAHADNNIDFQEFMILPAGFATFSDALRAGTEVFHHLKQLLKTKNFNTNVGDEGGFAPDLPSQEAALEFILEAITRAGYQPEKEIYLGLDVASNELYRDGQYHLQGEKRTLSAEGFIDYLARLVDQYPIISIEDGMAEDDWKGWQALTKQLGQRVQLVGDDLFVTNTSLLQKGIEQHVANAILIKPNQIGTLTETLAAIELAKNAQYNTVISHRSGETEDTTIADLAVATNAGQIKTGSLCRTDRVAKYNQLLRIEEQLGSKGQYAARRVFDRLTQGSRSRVPG